The Halococcus salifodinae DSM 8989 genome includes a region encoding these proteins:
- a CDS encoding NUDIX hydrolase, whose amino-acid sequence MSERAEHDWPVVESVVEYETGWYTGGYDLVEQPDGSTKKYYWAELPPAVVVVALADDEIVFVDQYRPAIGEQCLELPAGIVEDGESASTAAARELREETGFDPAGVSILEEFWVATGVLRHRRAIAFAEGLTPTERDLDDNEFLTVTSIPVDEALAVARAEPANDATIEGLLLAREDGLL is encoded by the coding sequence ATGAGCGAGCGCGCGGAGCACGATTGGCCGGTCGTCGAGTCCGTCGTAGAGTACGAGACCGGTTGGTACACCGGCGGGTACGATCTGGTCGAACAGCCCGACGGCAGTACGAAAAAATACTACTGGGCCGAACTCCCGCCGGCAGTGGTCGTGGTCGCACTCGCCGACGACGAGATCGTTTTCGTCGACCAGTACCGCCCCGCGATCGGCGAGCAGTGCCTCGAACTCCCTGCCGGAATCGTCGAGGACGGCGAATCCGCGAGCACGGCCGCCGCACGCGAACTCCGAGAGGAGACCGGGTTCGATCCTGCCGGCGTCTCGATCCTGGAGGAGTTCTGGGTCGCGACGGGCGTGCTCCGCCACCGCCGGGCGATCGCGTTCGCCGAGGGACTGACACCCACCGAGCGCGACCTCGACGACAACGAGTTCCTCACTGTCACGTCGATCCCGGTCGACGAGGCGCTCGCGGTCGCGCGTGCGGAGCCAGCGAACGACGCCACGATCGAGGGGCTCCTGCTCGCCCGCGAGGACGGGCTGTTGTGA
- a CDS encoding DUF5809 family protein: MHTEGRFAPETATEARERFDALGPTAQTVVREVATAMEFPKDEYDERVTGEVVERARNALFATSLEVHVGSREEFDAWREDHPDYEATVAGNENVDRVAWHAAPFADRAVAATFADEERAAIETLRRQAFGRLYRDEL; this comes from the coding sequence ATGCACACCGAGGGGCGGTTTGCGCCGGAAACGGCCACGGAAGCGAGAGAGCGGTTCGACGCGCTCGGGCCGACCGCTCAAACGGTGGTCCGGGAGGTGGCGACCGCGATGGAGTTCCCCAAGGACGAATACGACGAGCGGGTGACGGGCGAGGTGGTAGAGCGCGCGCGGAACGCGCTGTTCGCCACGTCGCTCGAAGTCCACGTCGGCTCGCGCGAGGAGTTCGATGCGTGGCGCGAGGACCATCCCGACTACGAGGCGACGGTCGCCGGCAACGAGAACGTCGACCGCGTGGCGTGGCACGCCGCCCCGTTCGCCGACCGCGCCGTGGCCGCAACGTTCGCCGACGAGGAACGCGCAGCGATCGAAACCCTCCGTAGACAGGCGTTCGGGCGGCTCTACCGTGATGAACTCTGA